From one Mobula birostris isolate sMobBir1 chromosome 20, sMobBir1.hap1, whole genome shotgun sequence genomic stretch:
- the LOC140185508 gene encoding G protein-activated inward rectifier potassium channel 3-like produces the protein MGQVLQEHNVTLMTSSRLAKNDEEYLQNLVSRSLMSAELNYAQINREALSLQRCKLIDDTQQLFKIASQQKRQRYVMKDGKCQVNLGYIKEKQRFLFDIFTTIVDLKYRWFLFVFMMCYLVTWVSFGFFYFLDAYFRDDINHVGDVDWKPCLNNVDGFISALLLSIESQRTIGYGSRMVTSNCTEGVILLIAQCIVGSMIDAMMVGCVFVKISRPKKRAETLKFSKYAVVSPRDESLCLMFRVGDLRDSHMVDAKLRAKLIKSRQTKEGEFIPLEQTEINLGYDTGKDRLFLVEPQTISHVINDTSPFWKMSADSLKREQFEIIVILEGIVESTGMTCQARTSYKEDEILWGHRFESCISLEKGAFRVDYNKFDKTFEIQMPSCSAKDIQETKETETNYLSSINLYWDHINHSCAKEQGHNFTGNHNIAEERNMKVLEN, from the exons ATGGGCCAAGTgctccaggaacacaatgttaccttgatgacatcatcgaGACTGGCAAAAAATGATGAAGAGTACCTCCAGAACCTTGTTTCAAGATCGCTGATGAGCGCAGAACTCAACTATGCACAGATCAaccgagaggcccttagtcta CAGCGGTGTAAACTGATAGACGACACCCAGCAACTCTTCAAAATTGCAAGTCAACAGAAGCGACAGCGTTATGTAATGAAAGACGGCAAATGCCAGGTGAATCTTGGTTACATCAAGGAAAAACAAAGATTCCTGTTTGACATTTTCACAACAATAGTGGACCTGAAGTATCGATGGTTTCTCTTTGTCTTCATGATGTGCTACCTTGTGACTTGGGTCAGCTTTGGATTTTTCTACTTCTTGGATGCTTACTTTAGAGATGACATCAACCATGTGGGGGATGTTGACTGGAAACCTTGCTTAAATAATGTAGATGGCTTCATCTCTGCCTTACTGTTATCTATTGAAAGTCAAAGGACAATTGGTTATGGCTCCCGCATGGTGACGTCAAATTGCACAGAAGGGGTCATTTTACTCATAGCTCAATGCATTGTTGGTTCCATGATTGATGCCATGATGGTGGGCTGTGTGTTTGTGAAGATCTCACGGCCTAAGAAGCGAGCTGAGACTCTGAAGTTCAGCAAGTATGCCGTGGTATCACCCAGGGATGAGTCCCTTTGCCTGATGTTTAGAGTTGGTGACCTAAGAGATAGTCACATGGTTGACGCAAAGCTAAGAGCCAAGCTCATCAAATCTAGGCAAACGAAAGAAGGTGAATTCATACCTCTCGAGCAGACAGAGATTAACCTTGGTTACGACACAGGGAAAGACCGACTCTTCCTGGTAGAACCACAGACCATAAGCCATGTTATTAATGACACCAGTCCTTTCTGGAAAATGTCTGCTGACTCCTTGAAGAGAGAACAGTTTGAAATTATTGTAATTCTGGAAGGCATTGTTGAATCTACAG GAATGACTTGTCAGGCTAGGACATCCTACAAAGAAGATGAGATTCTTTGGGGTCACCGTTTTGAGTCTTGCATCTCCTTGGAGAAAGGTGCATTCCGAGTTGACTATAACAAATTTGACAAGACATTTGAAATCCAGATGCCATCATGCAGTGCAAAGGATATACAGGAAACAAAAGAAACAGAGACAAATTACCTATCCTCAATCAATCTATACTGGGATCATATAAATCACTCCTGTGCCAAAGAGCAGGGCCACAACTTCACTGGGAATCACAACATTGCAGAAGAAAGAAACATGAAAGTCTTGGAGAATTAA